The following are encoded together in the Microbacterium hatanonis genome:
- a CDS encoding Maf family protein, whose protein sequence is MRVCLASTSPARLMLLRQAGIEPLTMAPDVDEEVAVAQVEAAEGRRLPAPEHVLLLARRKAADVAERLDPAFDGIVIGGDSMFALGDEILGKPYTADNAISRWNRMRGATGVLHSGHSVLRVVPGEEPREAFAVAEASVTFSADITDDEVAAYVATGEPLHVAGAFTVDSLGGAFIDRIDGDPSTVVGMSLSTLRVLVRRLDVEWTALWNR, encoded by the coding sequence ATGCGCGTCTGCCTCGCCTCCACGTCCCCGGCCCGACTGATGCTCCTTCGTCAAGCGGGGATCGAACCCCTGACCATGGCTCCGGATGTCGATGAAGAGGTGGCCGTCGCCCAGGTCGAAGCAGCCGAGGGACGCCGCCTGCCCGCGCCCGAGCACGTTCTTCTGCTCGCACGCCGCAAGGCCGCCGACGTCGCCGAGAGGCTCGACCCCGCATTCGACGGCATCGTCATCGGCGGTGACTCGATGTTCGCGCTCGGCGACGAGATCCTGGGGAAGCCCTACACCGCCGACAACGCGATCTCCCGCTGGAATCGGATGCGGGGCGCCACCGGCGTGCTGCACTCGGGCCACAGCGTGCTCCGCGTCGTGCCCGGCGAAGAGCCTCGCGAAGCATTCGCGGTCGCCGAAGCATCCGTGACCTTCTCCGCCGACATCACCGACGACGAGGTGGCCGCCTACGTCGCGACCGGCGAACCGCTGCATGTCGCCGGGGCCTTCACCGTCGACAGCCTGGGCGGTGCGTTCATCGATCGGATCGACGGCGACCCCTCCACCGTGGTCGGGATGTCGCTGTCGACACTGCGCGTGCTGGTGCGCCGTCTCGACGTGGAATGGACCGCTCTCTGGAATCGGTGA
- a CDS encoding response regulator transcription factor, which produces MTRVALIDDHESVRLGLEAACAGEESTAVVFSGSNVTEYLQWRLAADESPADVVVLDLTLGDGTTVAENVQRLVGDGSSVLIHSVADRPAAVREALSWGAAGIVSKASPIHEVIGAILTVARGELLNNVEWASAVEGDREFADAQLSVREREVLRLYAAGLPLKVVADRLGVAYSTAKENITRVRVKYVEVGRPAPTKIDLRLRAMEDGIIGPSDGERHG; this is translated from the coding sequence ATGACGCGAGTCGCGCTGATCGACGATCACGAGTCGGTGCGACTCGGACTTGAGGCCGCCTGCGCCGGCGAAGAATCGACCGCGGTCGTCTTCTCGGGAAGCAACGTGACCGAGTACCTGCAGTGGCGGCTGGCCGCCGACGAGTCGCCGGCCGACGTCGTCGTGCTCGACCTCACGCTGGGCGACGGCACGACGGTCGCCGAGAACGTGCAGCGTCTCGTGGGTGACGGATCGAGCGTGCTGATCCACAGCGTCGCCGACCGGCCCGCGGCCGTGCGCGAGGCGTTGTCGTGGGGTGCCGCCGGGATCGTGAGCAAGGCGTCGCCGATCCACGAGGTGATCGGCGCCATCCTCACGGTGGCCCGTGGCGAGCTGCTGAACAACGTCGAGTGGGCGAGCGCCGTCGAGGGCGACCGCGAGTTCGCCGACGCTCAGTTGTCCGTGCGCGAGCGCGAGGTGTTGCGGCTGTACGCGGCCGGGCTTCCGCTCAAGGTCGTGGCCGATCGGCTGGGGGTGGCGTACTCCACGGCGAAGGAGAACATCACGCGGGTCAGAGTCAAGTACGTCGAGGTCGGGAGACCGGCTCCGACGAAGATCGACCTGCGGTTGCGCGCCATGGAGGACGGCATCATCGGTCCGTCCGACGGAGAACGCCATGGCTGA
- a CDS encoding acetyl/propionyl/methylcrotonyl-CoA carboxylase subunit alpha, with protein sequence MPKIAKVLIANRGEIAVRVIRAARDSGKASVAVYADQDRDALHARLADEAYALEGATSAETYLSIEKILSIARRSGADAVHPGYGFLAENADFARAVIGAGLVWIGPSPDAIEALGDKVTARHVAEKVGAPLAPGTPGPVADASEVVAFADVHGLPIAIKAAYGGGGRGLKVARTAEEIPEMFDSATREAITAFGRGECFVEKYLDKPRHVETQCLADAAGNVVVVSTRDCSLQRRHQKLVEEAPAPFLTPEQNDILYTASKAILREVGYVGAGTCEFLIGADGTISFLEVNTRLQVEHPVSEEITGIDLVREQFRLAEGGVLDYDDPVPTGHSIEFRINGEDPGRGFLPQPGPIHVFKTFGGPGIRLDSGVTAGDSVSGAFDSLLGKIIVTGRDRDEALERARRALDEFEVAGLPTVLPFHRKVVREPAFTAEDGRFGVFTRWIETEFVNDIPAWDGELDAPAAAPARHTVVVEVGGKRLEVNLPDRVAAAPAGRPVATAPSRRAHAASGISGATGDTVKSPMQATIVKIAVEEGQQVVKGDLVVVLEAMKMEQPIQAHKDGVVGSIDATPGTTVSAGHALLTIA encoded by the coding sequence ATGCCGAAGATCGCCAAGGTGCTCATCGCGAACCGCGGCGAGATCGCCGTTCGTGTCATCCGCGCGGCGCGCGACTCGGGCAAAGCGTCCGTCGCCGTCTACGCCGACCAAGACCGAGACGCCCTCCACGCGCGTCTCGCCGACGAGGCCTATGCCCTCGAGGGCGCGACCAGCGCCGAGACCTACCTCTCGATCGAGAAGATCCTCTCCATCGCCCGACGCTCCGGTGCCGACGCCGTGCATCCCGGCTACGGCTTCCTCGCCGAGAACGCCGACTTCGCCCGCGCCGTGATCGGCGCAGGACTCGTGTGGATCGGCCCCTCGCCCGACGCCATCGAAGCGCTCGGCGACAAGGTCACCGCGCGCCACGTCGCGGAGAAGGTCGGCGCGCCGCTGGCTCCGGGCACTCCCGGCCCCGTGGCCGACGCCTCCGAGGTCGTCGCCTTCGCCGACGTGCACGGACTCCCGATCGCCATCAAGGCCGCATACGGCGGCGGCGGGCGCGGCCTGAAGGTCGCGCGCACCGCCGAAGAGATCCCCGAGATGTTCGACTCGGCCACCCGCGAGGCGATCACCGCGTTCGGTCGCGGCGAGTGCTTCGTCGAGAAGTACCTCGACAAGCCGCGCCACGTCGAGACGCAGTGCCTGGCGGATGCCGCGGGCAACGTCGTCGTCGTCTCCACGCGCGACTGCTCGCTGCAGCGGCGTCACCAGAAGCTCGTCGAGGAGGCGCCCGCGCCGTTCCTCACCCCGGAGCAGAACGACATCCTCTACACCGCGTCGAAGGCGATCCTCCGCGAGGTCGGATACGTGGGGGCGGGGACGTGCGAGTTCCTCATCGGTGCCGACGGCACGATCTCGTTCCTCGAGGTCAACACCCGCCTGCAGGTCGAGCACCCGGTCTCCGAGGAGATCACGGGCATCGACCTCGTGCGCGAGCAGTTCCGCCTCGCCGAGGGCGGAGTGCTCGACTACGACGACCCGGTGCCGACCGGCCACTCGATCGAGTTCCGCATCAACGGCGAAGACCCGGGCCGGGGCTTCCTCCCCCAGCCGGGCCCCATCCACGTCTTCAAGACGTTCGGCGGCCCGGGCATCCGCCTCGATTCGGGCGTCACCGCCGGCGACAGCGTCAGCGGCGCGTTCGACTCGCTGCTCGGCAAGATCATCGTCACCGGTCGTGACCGCGACGAGGCCCTCGAGCGCGCGCGCCGCGCACTCGACGAGTTCGAGGTCGCGGGCCTGCCGACGGTGCTGCCCTTCCACCGCAAGGTCGTGCGAGAGCCCGCGTTCACGGCCGAGGACGGCCGGTTCGGGGTCTTCACCCGCTGGATCGAGACCGAGTTCGTCAACGACATCCCGGCGTGGGACGGCGAGCTCGACGCTCCCGCCGCAGCCCCCGCGCGGCACACGGTGGTCGTCGAGGTCGGCGGCAAGCGCCTCGAGGTGAACCTCCCCGACCGCGTCGCCGCAGCTCCGGCCGGCCGCCCGGTGGCGACCGCTCCGTCGCGGCGCGCGCACGCAGCATCCGGCATCTCGGGCGCGACCGGCGACACGGTCAAGTCGCCCATGCAGGCCACGATCGTGAAGATCGCCGTCGAGGAGGGGCAGCAGGTCGTCAAGGGCGACCTCGTCGTCGTGCTCGAGGCGATGAAGATGGAGCAGCCCATCCAGGCCCACAAGGACGGCGTCGTCGGCTCGATCGACGCCACCCCCGGCACCACCGTCTCCGCCGGCCACGCTCTCCTGACGATCGCGTAG
- a CDS encoding class I SAM-dependent RNA methyltransferase, producing MQSGDLVDLDVTGVAHGGVFVARHEGRVVFVPDAIPGERVRARLTDTSKSSFWRAEALEILDASPDRRPHVWGAADISVAPERRAGGADFGHVALARQRQLKLDVFADALQRIGRFTDFPVAMEEPSSGTLPAETADGTGWRTRVSLHVDDEGRVGPYAPRSNTVVEVDDLPLATAAVERAALGLRSGAPGRIDLVQPADGRVRVLARPDSERRAPGMPEVVVERVGEREFRVDDRGFWQVHRLAAHTLTRMVSEELGRIDPDAWHLDLYGGVGLFAATLGDLGGPTTRVTSVESDARATEHAGENLAEWVGARAETARVDRFVAKLAAEASPRERERLSQGVVLLDPPRAGAGREVVRGIAALSPAVVAYVACDPVALARDLRTFADLGYSARRGVRAVDLFPNSHHVEALAVLERDTDTMST from the coding sequence ATGCAATCAGGAGATCTCGTCGACCTCGACGTCACGGGTGTCGCTCACGGCGGCGTGTTCGTGGCCAGACACGAAGGTCGGGTCGTGTTCGTCCCCGACGCCATCCCCGGCGAGCGGGTGCGCGCGCGGCTGACCGACACATCGAAGTCGTCGTTCTGGCGGGCCGAGGCCCTCGAGATCCTGGATGCGTCGCCCGACCGTCGCCCGCACGTCTGGGGCGCGGCCGACATCTCCGTCGCCCCGGAGCGCCGCGCCGGCGGCGCCGACTTCGGACACGTCGCGCTCGCCCGTCAGCGGCAGCTGAAGCTCGACGTCTTCGCCGACGCACTGCAGCGCATCGGGCGGTTCACCGACTTCCCGGTCGCGATGGAGGAGCCGTCGTCCGGCACCCTCCCGGCCGAGACCGCCGACGGCACCGGGTGGCGCACCCGCGTCAGCCTGCACGTCGACGACGAGGGCCGCGTCGGCCCGTACGCCCCGCGCAGCAACACGGTGGTCGAGGTCGACGACCTCCCGCTCGCGACCGCCGCCGTCGAACGCGCCGCCCTGGGCCTGCGCTCGGGAGCCCCGGGTCGCATCGACCTGGTGCAGCCGGCGGACGGACGCGTCCGCGTGCTCGCCCGACCCGACTCCGAGCGCCGCGCACCGGGCATGCCGGAGGTCGTCGTCGAGCGTGTCGGGGAGCGCGAGTTCCGCGTCGACGACCGGGGGTTCTGGCAGGTGCACCGCCTGGCCGCGCACACGCTCACCCGCATGGTGAGCGAGGAGCTCGGTCGGATCGATCCCGACGCCTGGCACCTCGACCTCTACGGCGGGGTCGGGCTCTTCGCCGCGACGCTCGGCGACCTCGGAGGCCCGACGACCCGGGTGACGTCGGTGGAGTCGGACGCCCGCGCCACCGAGCATGCCGGTGAGAATCTCGCGGAGTGGGTCGGAGCCCGCGCCGAGACCGCGCGCGTCGACCGTTTCGTCGCGAAGCTCGCGGCCGAAGCATCCCCCCGCGAGCGCGAGCGGCTCTCGCAGGGCGTGGTGCTCCTCGACCCGCCGCGCGCCGGGGCCGGCCGCGAGGTCGTGCGGGGCATCGCGGCGCTGTCGCCCGCGGTCGTCGCCTACGTCGCCTGCGACCCGGTCGCGCTCGCCCGTGACCTCCGCACGTTCGCCGACCTCGGGTACTCCGCCCGCCGCGGGGTGCGCGCCGTCGACCTGTTCCCGAACTCCCATCATGTCGAGGCGCTCGCGGTGCTGGAGCGCGACACGGATACGATGTCGACATGA
- a CDS encoding sensor histidine kinase: MAEAGRSVLNEAWGRIPHTRETAEGYGSFTRTRIERVSELLIGAGSFVFALQAFVAALGPGDEREGWHTPLVAAVFLPLAAMIVACLMGRFARVFAGVFVVVYLGALALWPIATVGSQPSPTEEPWTFYLLTVATAATVVALPLALQIAVTIAAPLLFGLTRLVQGDFDEAFFVPVGLDVSFAIILGSVLVVLGWTYRSVAANVDETRARAVASYAAAAAAAATERERVAVAALMHDSVLGALLAAERAGTPRERTLAVSMAREALTRLANAEKDAWEGSDEPVDAAHLADEIESAAREMGVETAVLRRLDDETPRVPGRVARALVLAAMQAVANAVQHADAAGLGVELRGRAEPGGVTVRVRDAGGGFDIDRIPDDRLGIRGSIQARVTAVGGRTEIESGANGTTVTLHWESGDRW; this comes from the coding sequence ATGGCTGAAGCGGGCAGGTCGGTGCTCAACGAGGCGTGGGGGCGCATCCCTCACACTCGTGAGACCGCGGAGGGATACGGATCCTTCACCCGCACCCGCATCGAGCGCGTCAGCGAACTGCTGATCGGCGCGGGCAGCTTCGTTTTCGCGCTGCAGGCCTTCGTTGCGGCCCTGGGCCCGGGCGACGAGCGCGAGGGCTGGCACACGCCGCTGGTCGCGGCCGTCTTCCTGCCCCTCGCCGCGATGATCGTGGCGTGCCTGATGGGCCGATTCGCCCGGGTCTTCGCGGGCGTCTTCGTCGTCGTCTACCTGGGCGCCCTGGCGCTCTGGCCGATCGCGACGGTGGGGTCGCAGCCCTCGCCGACCGAAGAGCCCTGGACCTTCTATCTGCTGACGGTGGCCACCGCCGCGACCGTCGTCGCCCTCCCGCTCGCCCTCCAGATCGCCGTCACGATCGCGGCGCCGTTGCTGTTCGGTCTCACCCGCCTCGTGCAGGGCGACTTCGACGAGGCGTTCTTCGTGCCCGTCGGCCTCGACGTGTCGTTCGCGATCATCCTCGGCAGTGTTCTCGTGGTGCTGGGCTGGACGTACCGCTCGGTCGCCGCGAACGTCGACGAGACGCGGGCGCGTGCTGTCGCGAGCTACGCGGCGGCGGCAGCGGCGGCCGCCACCGAGCGCGAGCGCGTCGCCGTCGCGGCGCTCATGCACGACAGCGTGCTCGGCGCCCTTCTCGCCGCCGAACGCGCCGGCACGCCGCGTGAGCGCACGCTCGCCGTCAGCATGGCGCGAGAGGCACTGACGCGTCTCGCCAACGCGGAGAAGGACGCGTGGGAGGGCAGCGACGAGCCGGTGGATGCTGCGCACCTCGCCGACGAGATCGAGTCGGCCGCGCGGGAGATGGGCGTCGAGACCGCGGTCCTCCGGCGGCTCGACGACGAGACGCCCCGCGTGCCGGGGCGCGTGGCGCGCGCGCTGGTGCTCGCCGCGATGCAGGCCGTCGCCAACGCCGTGCAGCATGCCGACGCCGCCGGGCTCGGAGTGGAGCTGCGCGGGCGCGCGGAGCCGGGCGGAGTCACCGTGCGGGTGCGCGACGCGGGCGGCGGGTTCGACATCGACCGCATCCCCGACGACCGCCTGGGCATCCGCGGGTCGATCCAGGCACGTGTGACCGCTGTCGGCGGTCGCACCGAGATCGAATCGGGGGCGAACGGCACGACCGTCACCCTCCACTGGGAAAGCGGTGATCGCTGGTGA